TGTGAATATGCAGTTATATATGCTCCCGTCTCTATCTTACAATACTCACCAACATATGAGCTGTTTTCAACAGTAACGCTGCGTCCTATTATGGTGTGCTGACCTATTGAAGTCCCCTCCCTTACAGATGCACCATCGGCCACCATAACTCCTTCATCCAGTTTGGCACCCCTATATACTATCCCATAGGTACCTATTATGGATCCTGCTCCTATTATGGCAGGTGGTAAAGTAGCATAAAGTTTTAAGGTACTATTTACAGCCCGCATGGGAAGCTTACCCAGTACTGCTCCATCATCTATCCTTACTCCCGCTCCTATTATGGTATTGGGGTATATTATCACATGATTACCTATAACTGAGTTATCACCTATCTCCACATCATCCATTATAACGGTAAAAAAACCTATATTTACATTTCGGCCTATCTTAGCCGATGAAGATATCTGATTCATGTAGACCTCCTTAAACATATCTCCTATTTCATATCGGTAGTGGCAAAATCTTTGAGGGGTAGTTTCACCGGTTCACCTGTCATGGAGGATTTATAGGCTGCAAGTATTATCTCAAGCGCCTTTTTCCCCTCCCGCCCGTCTATATGCAGGGCTTTACCCTCAAGCACTCCATCTATCATATTTGCAAAAAGGGGTGCATGACCAAACCCATATACATTTTCAGGGTTCTCACCATAATTTTTTATTATATACTCCTCAGTATCAATCCCATCACCAAACTTCCATGTTTCCACATGATTTAAAGACATACCTCCTAAACACACAGTACCCTTCTCACCAAATAGGTTTAATGTCTCCTCTAGATTATGTGGATATACACAAACGCTCCCCTCTATTATTCCTATGGCACCACTTTTAAAGCGGATAATAACTGCACCTGTATCCTCTCCTTCAATAGGCCTTAGGAAGGTATCAGTTTGGGCATATACCGTATCTACTGGACCGAAAAACCATTGAATGAGATCTATATTATGGGTGCACTGATTCATAAGGGCACCCCCATCCAAGGCCCACGTACCCCTCCAGGCAGCCTGACTGTAATACTCATCTCCTCTGTTCCATCTTATGCTGGCTACTCCATGGAGCATCCTTCCAAATCTTCCGGCTTCATACGCCTCCCTGGTCTTTTTAACCGCCTTGTTATATCTGTTTTGAAAAGACACACAAAGCTTTCTACCATTTCTGTCAGCTGCATCTATCATGGCATCAGCATCCTTTATGGATAATGCCATGGGCTTTTCAACCACCACATGTTTTCCCGCCTCAAGGGCGTCTATTGCAATCCGTGCATGATATCCACTTTCGGTAGCTACAGTAACTATATCTATATCAGGATCCAACAGGAGTTTCTCATAATCCCTGTATTTTGATACCTTAATATACTCTCCCATAAATCTATTGTATTTGTCTATCGCCCCATCCATCTTTTCAGGTATAATATCGCATACCGCTTTGAGTACTGCACGATCACGATTTTTGGCTATACCTTCCATATGCTTTCCTGATATCCTGCCACAGCCTATCACTGCAAAATTTAGTCTATCCTTCAATTACTTCACCCCATAAAATTCCTTTATTGAATCTATTACATATTCTTGTTCCAGATCATTTAATTCAGGACACAGTGGAATCGCCAGAGTCGTAATAGCTGCCCCCTCGGCATTTTTTAGCCTGCCTATTCCATATCCCAAATTTCTATATACGGGTAAAAGATGCAAAGGCAATGGATAATATACACCACAGCCTATACCCTTATCCTTTAAATAGGACATTAATCCATCCCGTTCATCACACCCTATTACGTACAGATGATATACATGCCTATACTCATCTAGCTCTATTGGCAGCTTTATTGGCAAATTTTTTAATTCTTCATTATAAATTCTCGCCCTATATCGGCGCTTTTTCTCCCAGCCACTAAGATACCTTAGCTTTACCCTTAGAATGGCTGCCTGCAGTTCATCAAGCCTGCTATTATAGCCTATACATTCATTGTGGTATTTTCTACGGCTGCCATGAACCCTAAACATACGCACAGCATCGTCCATATCCTTACGATTGGTAACTACCATACCCCCATCTCCCATACCTCCTAGATTCTTGGTAGGGAAAAATGAAAAGCAACCTGCATCCCCTATGGCTCCCGCCCTCATACAATCCTGAGTTGCTCCTATGGCCTGACATGCATCCTCTATTACTGCCAAGTTACGGGCCTTTGCAATCTCCATAAGCTTTTTCATGTCCACCATATGACCAAATATATGAACAGGTATTATAGCCTTGGTTCGCGGCGTTATTGCATCATAGAGCATATCTACGTCCATACAATATGTATCAGGTGATATGTCTACAAAAACCGGAGTTGCCCCTACACTGGATATACTTTCAGCCGATGCAAAAAAAGTAAATGGGGAGGTTATAACCTCATCTCCCGGTCCAATATTCAATGCCCTTAATGCCATAATCAATGCATCGGTACCATTACCTACCCCTATTCCATATGTGGTACCTACAAAAGATGCTATCTCCTTTTCAAATGTCTTTTCTTCGTCTCCCATTATAAATTGACCACTATCTATTACCCTATCAAGGGATGCATGTATCTCATCCCGCAGTCTATCGCTTTGCCTTTTTAAATTAACCAAAGGTATATTCAAATATATCACCCCTTAAATTTTGAATACCTTGCCTTCATTATCAGCTATGTCCCTCGTTGCCCCTCTAGTATCAAATACAAGCTTGGCGTTATCCACCACCCATTGATAGTCTATACAGTTATGGGCAGTAGTAATTATTATGATATCTGAATTCTTTATCACTTCTTCAGTAAGCTCTATGGAGCTATATTCCCTATTGTTTATCGTAAAATTTGGTATATATGGATCATGATAATAGATATTGGCATGCGCCTCTTCTAGATGGGCTATTACCTTCAAAGCAGGAGATTCCCTTAGATCATCGATATCATTTTTATATGCCACACCAAGTAGCAACACCCTCGCACCATTAAGTGCCTTTTTATGATCATTTAAAAGCTTCATTGCCCGCTCTACTACAAATTCAGGCATATAATTGTTTATCTCCCCGGCAAGTTCTATAAGCCGGGTATGATAGTCATACTCCCGCGCCTTCCATGTCAGGTAAAAAGGATCGATTGGTATACAATGTCCCCCAAGACCAGGGCCAGGATAAAATGGCATAAAACCATATGGCTTGGTACTGGCAGCATCTATTACCTCCCATACATCTATTCCCATTTTATTGCATAATACAGCCATTTCATTCGCTAGGGCTATGTTTATATTTCTAAACGTATTTTCAAGTATCTTTTCCATCTCGGCTACCCGTGGGCTGGACACCTTGAATATTTCACCTTCCAATACATTTCTGTACATTGCAGCAGCTATTTCAGTACATTCTTCGGTGCACCCCCCTACTACCTTGGGAGTATTTTTGGTGTTATAATGCCTATTACCTGGATCCACACGTTCAGGAGAAAAAGCCAGAAAAAAATCCTTGCCACATCTAAGTCCTGTCTCCTCCAATATTGGCTTTACCACCTCTTCCGTAGTCCCGGGGTATGTAGTACTCTCCAGCACTATCAGCATACCCGGATGTAGCCTTTTAGCTATCTCCCTTGTAGAGGATATCACATATGATACATCGGGTTGTTGATATTTATCAAGGGGAGTAGGTACACATATGGCTACGGCATCTACCCTACCTATATAATCATAATCTGTAGTAGCCTCAAATTTCTTATGTCCTATTATATCGGACAATTCCTCATTCACTACATCCCCTATATAATTTATACCTGCGTTCACCATATCTACCCGTTTCTTCTGTACGTCAAAGCCTATAACATGATAACCGGCTTTGGCCTTTTCTACAGCTAATGGAAGGCCTACATATCCTAGCCCTACCACCCCTACTATAGCCCTTTTACTATTTATCTTCTCAAGCAATTTTGAGCCTAATTTACTGTTTACCACACCCATTTTCATTTACCTCCTCAAAACTTTACTTTAAAGTTTTCATCCTGAATAATATGTTCGCTACATCGATAAGTAGGCACCAATTTTTTCATCTGCCGTATCACATCCTCATAGCCACGCCTTGATAGCAGTGCCCACAGCTTAAAAAGTTCCCGTTCAAAATCCTGCCACTCTATATCCTCCATCCTTGCTACAAATATTTTATTATGTCTTGTAGTCTTAAGCCCCTCTTCAGAAGTCAAAAGCTCTTCATATAGCTTCTCGCCCGGCCTAAGTCCGGTATACACGATCTTTATATCCTTGTCCGGCTCAAAGCCACACAACCGTATGAAATTTCTTGCAAGTGTATCGATCTTTACAGGCCTGCCCATGTCCAGTACAAAAAGCTCCCGCCCCTGTGCCATTGCCCCAGCTTGTATTACTAATTGAACCGCCTCGGGAATGGTCATAAAAAATCTGGTGATCTCCGGATGGGTGACGGTCACTGGTCCACCCCTGGCTATCTGCGCTCTAAACAAAGGAATAACACTCCCATTACTTCCTAATACATTTCCAAACCTCACTGCAGTAAATGTGGTATTGCTCTTTTTATCTAGCGACTGAATTATCATCTCTGCTACCCTCTTGGTAGCACCCATGATATTGGTGGGATTTACAGCCTTATCAGTAGATATGAGTACAAATTTTTTGCATCCGTAATAGTCCGCTGCCTTAGCCACATTTAGCGTACCAAATATATTATTCTTTATGGCTTCAGTAGGATTTTCCTCCATGAGCGGTACATGCTTATGGGCAGCAGCATGAAACACCACCTCTGGATGATACCACTTAAATATATCGCCTATACGCTGTCTATCGCGAACTGAAGCTATTATGACCTGCACGTCGAGATTTGGAAAACTACTAAGCAATTCCTGTTGTAAGAAATATGCATTGTTTTCATATATATCAAGGATTATTAGTTTTCTAGGAGCAAACGCCCCTATCTGCCTGCATAGTTCTGAACCTATGGATCCTCCGCCTCCAGTTACCATCAC
This window of the Xylanivirga thermophila genome carries:
- a CDS encoding acyltransferase, whose product is MNQISSSAKIGRNVNIGFFTVIMDDVEIGDNSVIGNHVIIYPNTIIGAGVRIDDGAVLGKLPMRAVNSTLKLYATLPPAIIGAGSIIGTYGIVYRGAKLDEGVMVADGASVREGTSIGQHTIIGRSVTVENSSYVGEYCKIETGAYITAYSHIEDHVFVAPGVVTSNDNFAGRTKDRSKYYRGVTVEQGGRIGAQATILPGKVIGADGFVGAGSVLTHDADSGMVYTGNPAKKLRPVPEAELLKNQDYMEEKDHAQKGSNDSFKRIQE
- a CDS encoding Gfo/Idh/MocA family protein, yielding MKDRLNFAVIGCGRISGKHMEGIAKNRDRAVLKAVCDIIPEKMDGAIDKYNRFMGEYIKVSKYRDYEKLLLDPDIDIVTVATESGYHARIAIDALEAGKHVVVEKPMALSIKDADAMIDAADRNGRKLCVSFQNRYNKAVKKTREAYEAGRFGRMLHGVASIRWNRGDEYYSQAAWRGTWALDGGALMNQCTHNIDLIQWFFGPVDTVYAQTDTFLRPIEGEDTGAVIIRFKSGAIGIIEGSVCVYPHNLEETLNLFGEKGTVCLGGMSLNHVETWKFGDGIDTEEYIIKNYGENPENVYGFGHAPLFANMIDGVLEGKALHIDGREGKKALEIILAAYKSSMTGEPVKLPLKDFATTDMK
- a CDS encoding DegT/DnrJ/EryC1/StrS family aminotransferase, producing MNIPLVNLKRQSDRLRDEIHASLDRVIDSGQFIMGDEEKTFEKEIASFVGTTYGIGVGNGTDALIMALRALNIGPGDEVITSPFTFFASAESISSVGATPVFVDISPDTYCMDVDMLYDAITPRTKAIIPVHIFGHMVDMKKLMEIAKARNLAVIEDACQAIGATQDCMRAGAIGDAGCFSFFPTKNLGGMGDGGMVVTNRKDMDDAVRMFRVHGSRRKYHNECIGYNSRLDELQAAILRVKLRYLSGWEKKRRYRARIYNEELKNLPIKLPIELDEYRHVYHLYVIGCDERDGLMSYLKDKGIGCGVYYPLPLHLLPVYRNLGYGIGRLKNAEGAAITTLAIPLCPELNDLEQEYVIDSIKEFYGVK
- a CDS encoding nucleotide sugar dehydrogenase yields the protein MGVVNSKLGSKLLEKINSKRAIVGVVGLGYVGLPLAVEKAKAGYHVIGFDVQKKRVDMVNAGINYIGDVVNEELSDIIGHKKFEATTDYDYIGRVDAVAICVPTPLDKYQQPDVSYVISSTREIAKRLHPGMLIVLESTTYPGTTEEVVKPILEETGLRCGKDFFLAFSPERVDPGNRHYNTKNTPKVVGGCTEECTEIAAAMYRNVLEGEIFKVSSPRVAEMEKILENTFRNINIALANEMAVLCNKMGIDVWEVIDAASTKPYGFMPFYPGPGLGGHCIPIDPFYLTWKAREYDYHTRLIELAGEINNYMPEFVVERAMKLLNDHKKALNGARVLLLGVAYKNDIDDLRESPALKVIAHLEEAHANIYYHDPYIPNFTINNREYSSIELTEEVIKNSDIIIITTAHNCIDYQWVVDNAKLVFDTRGATRDIADNEGKVFKI
- a CDS encoding polysaccharide biosynthesis protein, with product MKDYFLFAAIMTAVSVISSFFMGLYENMWKYIGMIDVKKIIISNFLGFLSGILGLKLFNYFIPWRMLIYSDISAMIFMVIARLILHTYYTRQDIKYRGCILNSMTNVMVIGGGDAGAMVIRELKCHPELRMNPVVIIDDDEKKHGSRIYGVPIVGGRDCIAEEVVKNTIKEIIISMPSAPKSVTREIIELCTDTRCKVKILPGVFELIDGKITISQLRDVEIEDLLGREPIEVDLDQIAGYLQHKVVMVTGGGGSIGSELCRQIGAFAPRKLIILDIYENNAYFLQQELLSSFPNLDVQVIIASVRDRQRIGDIFKWYHPEVVFHAAAHKHVPLMEENPTEAIKNNIFGTLNVAKAADYYGCKKFVLISTDKAVNPTNIMGATKRVAEMIIQSLDKKSNTTFTAVRFGNVLGSNGSVIPLFRAQIARGGPVTVTHPEITRFFMTIPEAVQLVIQAGAMAQGRELFVLDMGRPVKIDTLARNFIRLCGFEPDKDIKIVYTGLRPGEKLYEELLTSEEGLKTTRHNKIFVARMEDIEWQDFERELFKLWALLSRRGYEDVIRQMKKLVPTYRCSEHIIQDENFKVKF